In Thunnus thynnus chromosome 11, fThuThy2.1, whole genome shotgun sequence, the following proteins share a genomic window:
- the LOC137192939 gene encoding thrombospondin type-1 domain-containing protein 7B-like translates to MDGQWGHCIGEECGSGGVQTRTIWCVHTEGWTTHHSHCQHIHKPESRRQCFKVCDWHQDLFEWELSEWGGCVLVPFFSNELKLRTAECITAQHGIQRRKVHCVRTSNRTTVTSRICEFFSQKPPVEQACLIPCPQDCVVSDFTSWSSCSKTCGVGLQHRTRHVLATPMFGGANCPNLTETKTCSGPVDCPAGEGEYQYSLKVGAWSECRLPHHKDAMLSGRTTVDFSTSSKENNTVTLHTQASHHHSHPHHQHQHRHLHAHNKYPVSWELEVGYQTRQVRCTRSDGKNAMLSLCTKDSSPLTFQACVMPKDCQTSDWSSWSPCSKTCRSTDLSPGYRLRSRIMTQIPVGGGKRCPALEEKEACNIIGDLLPNCPRYVWRTTDWDECRIAPLLNKQHRRLANISILCGGGIQTRKIYCVQVPDDSAPHHRKEVSRPVNARLCAGEEPPLAVQQCSIPCQHHCLVSQWSHWGPCLPDNCKEPHGKKDVPVSHQAKLQIILQDHDIRKLDLPHGIPGTCG, encoded by the exons ATGGATG GCCAGTGGGGTCATTGTATCGGGGAGGAATGTGGTTCTGGCGGGGTTCAGACGAGGACAATATGGTGTGTCCACACGGAGGGCTGGACAACCCACCACTCTCACTGTCAGCACATCCACAAGCCTGAAAGCCGACGCCAATGCTTTAAAGTCTGCGATTGGCACCAGGACCTCTTTGAGTGGGAGCTGTCTGAGTGGGGGGGCTGTGTTCTTGTCCCTTTCTTTTCCAATGAGCTCAAGCTGAGGACAGCTGAGTGCATTACAGCACAGCATGGCATCCAGAGGCGCAAAGTCCATTGTGTACGCACTTCAAACCGCACCACAGTCACCTCGAGGATATGTGAGTTCTTTTCCCAGAAACCACCTGTGGAGCAGGCATGCCTCATCCCCTGTCCCCAGGACTGTGTGGTTTCAGACTTCACCTCCTGGTCAAGTTGCAGCAAGACCTGCGGCGTTGGCCTGCAGCATCGGACTCGACATGTCCTGGCCACGCCAATGTTCGGAGGGGCAAACTGCCCCAATCTGACTGAGACCAAGACTTGCTCTGGCCCTGTTGACTGCCCTGCTGGGGAGGGCGAGTACCAATACAGCCTTAAAGTGGGGGCCTGGAGTGAGTGCAGACTACCACATCACAAGGATGCCATGTTAAGTGGTAGGACCACTGTGGACTTCAGTACCAGCTCCAAAGAGAACAATACAGTCACGTTGCACACACAGGCATCTCACCACCACTCCCATCcccaccaccagcaccagcaccgCCATCTTCATGCCCACAACAAGTACCCCGTGTCATGGGAACTAGAGGTGGGCTACCAGACACGACAAGTCCGCTGCACACGGAGTGATGGCAAGAATGCTATGCTGAG TCTCTGTACCAAGGACAGCTCCCCCCTAACCTTCCAGGCATGTGTGATGCCGAAAGACTGCCAGACATCTGATTGGTCATCGTGGAGTCCCTGCTCTAAGACCTGCCGGTCCACCGACCTGTCTCCTGGTTACCGCCTCCGGTCACGGATCATGACGCAGATCCCAGTCGGCGGCGGTAAAAGATGTCCTGCCCTTGAGGAAAAAGAAGCTTGCAACATCATAGGAGATTTACTTCCAAACTGCCCCAG GTATGTGTGGAGGACCACTGACTGGGACGAATGTCGCATTGCCCCCTTACTGAACAAGCAGCACCGGCGCCTGGCTAACATCAGTATTCTGTGTGGAGGGGGGATCCAGACCAGGAAGATCTACTGTGTTCAAGTCCCTGATGACTCAGCACCACATCACAGGAAGGAGG TGTCCAGGCCTGTGAATGCCAGGTTGTGTGCTGGTGAAGAGCCTCCCCTGGCCGTTCAGCAGTGCTCCATCCCCTGCCAGCACCACTGCCTGGTCTCCCAGTGGTCACACTGGGGTCCCTGCCTGCCCGACAACTGCAAAGAACCACACGGGAAGAAAG ATGTTCCAGTGTCTCATCAAGCCAAACTTCAGATCATTCTTCAGGACCATGACATTCGTAAACTGGACTTACCTCATGGAATCCCTGGGACCTGTGGGTGA